The Schistocerca cancellata isolate TAMUIC-IGC-003103 chromosome 4, iqSchCanc2.1, whole genome shotgun sequence genome contains a region encoding:
- the LOC126183353 gene encoding NADH dehydrogenase [ubiquinone] iron-sulfur protein 6, mitochondrial: MAASLSSKILGSELTIVRRFCNHLNAKRFYSGVAESGDTVTHTGQKFEEDDYRNVRFIGKEKQVNPNFAIKLIADTPPIPQKERVVACDGGGGPTGHPKVYINLDKPGNHACGYCGLRFFKEDH, from the coding sequence ATGGCTGCATCACTGAGCTCAAAGATCTTAGGATCCGAGCTCACAATTGTAAGAAGATTTTGCAACCATCTTAATGCAAAACGCTTTTACAGTGGTGTCGCAGAATCAGGTGATACTGTGACACATACTGGTCAAAAGTTTGAAGAAGATGACTACAGAAATGTTCGATTCATTGGGAAAGAAAAACAAGTTAATCCAAATTTTGCAATCAAGCTGATTGCTGATACACCACCAATTCCTCAGAAAGAGCGTGTTGTAgcgtgtgatggtggtggtggtccaACTGGTCATCCTAAAGTGTACATAAACCTTGATAAACCAGGCAACCATGCTTGTGGCTACTGTGGCCTTCGTTTCTTCAAAGAGGACCATTAG